ATCAGATTCTGTAACAGGTATATGCGTTGTACGTAGCATGCAACGTTGTGATGCACTTCAGGAACTGAATCTTGACACATTGACATTTCCTGCAGATACTCACCTGGATCTCATTGAATTAACGTGTTTGGCTGATATATCATTGGTAAGATTAACGACGGATATAACCGTTCAGTTTCCACAAACTGTGCATGAAATATTCATAGACGGTGTAACCTTTTGCAAAAATACACACCTGGATCTCAGCGGTCTCACACATCTCTCAAAGATAACTATACAGGACACCCGTCTGTCCCGCGTAACCATCAACCCGTCTTGTCTAGAGAATTTCTGGGTTTTCGTAAAGCCTGAACTAATACAAGAAATACCGCCGGTGAAGTTGTCCTTTGTTGGCGGGTCGCAATTCTCTTCCAATCTAAAAAAACTCAGCTTAGTGCACGTGACCATggatgttccccttgatttggCAAATTGTCCGCAATTACATACATTAGTTATAGAAAATACCTCATCAGATTCTGTAACAGGTATATGCGTTGTACGTAGCATGCAACGTTGTGATGCACTTCAGGAACTGAATCTTGACACATTGACATTTCCTGCAGATACTCACCTGGATCTCATTGAATTAACGTGTTTGGCTGATATATCATTGGTAAGATTAACGACGGATATAACCGTTCAGTTTCCacaaaatgtgcataaaatatTCATAGACGGTGTAACCTTTTGCAAAAATACACACCTGGATCTCAGCGGTCTCACACATCTCTCAAAGATAACCATACAGAATACCCGTCTGTCCCGCGTAACCATCAACCCGTCTTGTCTAGAAAAGTTCTGGGTTTACGTAAAGCCTGAACTAATACAAGAAATACCGCCGGTGAAGTTGTCCTTTGTTGGCGGGTCGCAATTCTCTTCCAATCTTAAAGAACTCAGCTTAGCGCACGTGACCATggatgttccccttgatttggCAAATTGTCCGCAATTACAGAAATTAGTTATGGGAAATACCTCATCCGATTCTGTAACAGGTATATGCGTTGTACGTAATATGCAACGTTGTGATGCACTTCAGAAACTGCGGCTTGACACATTGACATTCCCTGCAGATACGCACCTGGATCTCAGTGAATTAACGTGTTTGACTGATATATCATTGGTAAGATTAACGACGGATATAACCGTTCAGTTCCCACAAAATGTGCATGAAATATTCATAGACGGTGTAACCTTCCGCACAAATACACACCTGGATCTCAGCGGTCTCACACATCTCTCAAAGATAACTATACAGAATACCCGTCTGTCCCGCGTAACCATCAACCCGTCTTGTCTAGAGAAGTTCTGGGTTTACGTAAAGCCTGAACTAATACAAGAAATACCGCCCGTGAAGTTGTCCTTTGTTGGCGGGTCGCAATTCTCTTCCAATCTTAAAGAACTCAGCTTAGTGCACGTGACCATggatgttccccttgatttggCAAATTGTCCGCAATTACAGAAATTAGTTATGGAAAATACCTCATCCGATTCTGTAACAGGTATATGCGTTGTACGTAGCATGCAACGTTGTGATGCACTTCAGAAACTGCGGCTTGTCTCATTGACATTCCCTGCAGATACGCACCTGGATCTCAGTGAATTAACGTGTTTGACTGATATATCATTGGTAAGATTAACGACGGATATAACCGTTCAGTTTCCACAAAATGTGCATGAAATATTCATAGACGGTGTAACCTTCGGCAAAAATACACACCTGGATCTCAGTGAATTCACGTGTTTGACTGATATAGCATTGGCAAGATTAACGACGGATATAACCGTTCAGTTCCCACAAAATGTGCATGAAATATTCATAGACGGTGTAACCTTCGGCAAAAATACACACCTGGATCTCAGCGGTCTCACACATCTCTCAAAGATAACTATACAGGAAACCCGTCTGTCCCACGTAACCATCAACACGTCTTGTGTAGAGAAGTTCTGGATTGCCGTGAAGCCTGAACTGATACAAGAAATACCGCCCATGAAGTTGTCCTTTGATGGCGGGTCCAAGTTCTCAAGCAAACTTACGATGCTAAGCTTAGTACATACATCGAATAATCATAGCGTAGATTTATCGGAATGTGTACAGTTACAAACACTCAGAACATGTGATATATTACAAATAGGGACATTAGGCCTTCCACATCTGGAGGAGGCTCGATTGTTTGGAGCACAAACAGACTTTGGCAACAATGTTTTACAGCTCATTTCTGAAAGTAGTTGTCCTTGTAGAAGAATATGGTTCGAAAACCTATCTCCGGAAATATTCAGTTCATTGACTGTTAGTCAAACTTATGCTCAGAAGTTTGAATCATTTAAGTTTCGATTTATGTGTTTAgacataaatgtttttgattttatcaaGACGGTTGCTGTGAAAAAGGTTGAATTTGAAGAGGTGAAAATAGTTAAAGCCCAGCAGCTTGTAGCCTTACTGACATGTACAGAGCCTATTCAGGCCTCAGACAATACTGCAGACGGAACGGTCGAATTGCCAGTCGGGCTCCGTGTATCAGATATCAGTTTCTCTGAATGTCCTGTTCTGGGTTCTACAGTTGAGGAATTAGATTCGGCGATTGAATGTTTACGACGGGTTTGGGAGATAAAGGAAGTCAAGATAGAAACACAGCAGTCTAGCATTTCCAACACCGTCTGCGGTGAAGACATTATTAGCGAGAATCACATTGTGTTGATGAGTTTGCAGCTGAAATCAAATTAACTTAAGTTCGCATTGGATAGAAATCAagatagtgcatctttaaatttaacGATCCAGCGAAATGAATAGTTTTACCATTTAATGTTTGTACATAAAGTTTCGTCTTACACATTCATATTTCGTTTATCTTAAATAGTCATATTCCGTATCGTCTTACACAGTCATATTCCGTTACGTCTTACACAGTCATATTCCGTTACGTCTTACACAGTCATATTCCGTTACGTCTTACACAGTCATATTCCGCTACTACGTCTTACACAGTCATATTCCGTTACGTCTTACACAGTCATATTCCATTACGTCTTACACAGTCATATTCCGTTACGTCTTACAACGTCATATTCCGCTACGTCTTACAACGTCATGTTCCGTTACGTCTTACACAGTCATATTTCGTTACGTCTTACACATTCATATTCCATTACGCCTTACAACGTCATATTCCGTTTCGGCTTACAACGTCATATTCCGTTTTTGGTTACAACGTCATATTCCATATCGTCTTATAAAGTTGTCCCCTGTTTAATCGCAGAATTGGGTGCTAAAACCtttcagatgtttttttttatatattttgtggaTATTTCGATATCACGCAGGACAAATTATGTACAGTGagcttttgttgtatttttactttcgtattttttttgtatctgcctgttgaatatattataattgtgATTTCCAAACAAATAAAGAAGCACATAACAGTGGCATTAGCTTCTTATTTAGTAAGCTAAAACATAAGAATATTAATTTCTTGTGTGATTCATCCCGCTATAGAACATGTATTAATATCacgtttcaaatatttaaaaaagaacgtttacaaaatttgagaaaaaatatgtaACTTTTTCATATGTCTGTCACACAAGTGAATAAATTGATACGCAAAAatgatattacaaataaatacatgctGATATAAAGTTTGGAACCTGAAAATACGATTGCTAGTACATTTATGCGTGTACTTATACTTTATATTGTTTGCAGCGTTTACGATAGTTTTGTGGGTTTATACATGATCAAAGTTTttacatatgaaaacatatataagcAGATATTAAAGGGACCAATCAACAGGGTCAGAAGTTCcaactaaatatttattgtaaattgttttttgttttttttaaatgacaggAGATGCTCTATTTTTCCAAAAAAGCAATATTAACGATACTGAAAGTAGATTGTTATAAACTTCGactttaaaattttgttcaaatcaGTATATGCTAGTAATCGTTCTTGTGTTCGCGTAACAATATGTATAAGAACTCGAtttcaagtttaataaaatctttgagtgagtccctttaaacatgTTGTGTATGCAGTTTTCTTgtctgtatattgtatatattgaagACATTCTAGTGACAAACAAACATTGATAACAACTGAAACCgatttgtatttcatattttgaaaatcattttactttagatattcctttttttatatttcaacataGAAATATTCATCATTATTGTTACTGTTTGGATCTGTGGAAAAGACATTCTATTTACAGGAgtagtgtattttgtttattcgttgtattaaagctgcactctcacagattgattgttttgactcttttatttctgaaatgagCCAATCTTAGCCTTTTCTACTGGAAATCAgtgacataagactgctgacaaaagagcagaccgttgttttcattttaacgtAAAATAGGTGCTTTATGGCTAAAATTGTTACTAAtactttaagaaatataattttatcggctgttttccaaacaattgagatcatTTCTGTTGTGAGTTATATTTTATGACTGTATTAAGGCATTGGTACCAACTCAGTTAATTCtgaggcaaaataaataaaataaaaatcaaaaatttgTGAGGGTACTGCTTTAAAGttactttgaaatgtttaacataaaGTCATCGTCCGATACCAACGGAAGACCTATTTCTCTGTTGCATGGAGTGAGCGGAATGCGTCAGTCGTTGGTCTCCGACTGTGACATGACTTCGTGTAAACAGTAATGTTTGTGTGTGGTTTATATTCAGTGTTCACGTCAATGGTCTactgaaagaaatgaaaaaaatatataataaagtaaagatttaCCATTATTATGTATTGAAACGCAATCTGTATGAATGTTAAAACTTAACTGAAACGTTCcgtaatattttgtcaatctAGATTCAACTTGCGCTCATGTGTCATAGGTTGTGTTAActtatatacagtcgaaccccgttggctcgaactccaagggaccggcgaaaatacctcgagcttcagaaatttcgagccaagcgggaatgcctTTGTTTAGTATAATATAGAAATCGGTCCTAaacattcagttcgagccaacgaggaattcgagccaagcgaattcgagtcaacggggttcgactttataagaaaatattttggatGCAAACAATTTAATTCATAATATTAACTAAACATGCACTATGAACGTATATTTGTTacacatgtaaaatgtttacaaatgttatgtatatataatacaagTTCTTGttgagttttatatttataataatgtgaaaatTAATGCAACAagcatttatattcataaaatttgataGTAATATTGTGTACTAAACATGCATTATGTAAAGATGGTTTTGTCAAACATGTAGCTATTTTTGCAGATGTTGTGTACATGCACTACCAGTTCCTCAGCGGATCGATATTGATttcatgtattgtatataaTCATGTATACTCAATGCAAGGAACATTCGTGTTCAAGAATTGTTTGTTAGTAGAATTGTACATACAATCGATGCAATTCCATGCAGTTATTTTTTCATGGCAATCATTGATAATAATGTATTctgataaattatttgttatacatgcctatgcaaaatctatttttttgcaagaaatgatgcaaaataaaatgtattaataaattatcttaATTGATCTTTCGTTTTTATTCTTCtgcagttttaaaaatgacaaaaaggtCAATGCTGGATGCTGCTTCTGattttgatgataatgatgatgatgatgatgatgatgatgatgatgatgatgatgatgatggtgatgatgatgatgatgatgatgatgttgttgttggtgatgatgatgatgatgatgatggtgatggtggtggtggtggtggtggtggtggtggtgatgatgatgatgatgatgatgatgatgatgatgatgatgatgatgatgatgatgatgatgatgatgatgatgatgatgttgttgttgttgttgttgttgttgttgttgttgttgatgatgatgatgatgatgatgatgatgatgatgatgatgatgatgatgatgatgatgatgatgatgatgatgatgccacTCAGGGTTGAGTCTTATTGAACCATGTACTTTAATATAGAAACAAGAGCgtcaaatgtcacaaaatacgCCTGGTAGTCAAGTGATGATTTttcaaaggcttctaaagttattgatcggacacgactgattatatttatttttttataatcaaaggACGATAACTCCCAAGTGACTAGAGCGATATGGATGGTTATCGAAATGGTCAATGGTTATGGTATGGAAAAACCCAGACTGACCTATTCGGTAATGGCCCAAACTAGCCCACACAGGGATGGGCTAAACTGACCCACTCAGACTTAAGCCTAACTGACCAACTCAGGGATGGGCCAAACTGACCCACTCAGAGTTAAGCCTAACTGACCAACTCAGGGATGGGCCAAACATACCTATTCGGTAATGGCCCAAACTAGCCCACACAGGGATGGGCTAAACTGACCCACTCAGACTTAAGCAAAACTGACCCACTCAGGGATGGGCCAGACTGACCTACTCGGTGATGACCCAAACTGACCCACTCAGAAATGGACCAAACTGACCTAGTCAGAGTTAAACCAAACTGACCCACTCAGAGTTAAGCCAAACTGACCCACTCAGAGTTAAGCCAAACTGACAAACTCAGGGTTGGACCAAACTGACCCACTCAGGGTTAAGCAAAACTGACCCACTCAGAGTTAAGCCAAACTGACCCACTCAGAGTTAAGCCAAACTGACCTACTCAGGGTTGGACCAAACTGACCCACTCAGAGTTGAGCAAAACTGACCCACTCAGGGAAAGACCAAACTGTCCTACTCAGGGATGGGCCAAACGTTacgaaataacttttaaatagaAGCAAGGAGTCCATCAGCGTTGAGCCAAAACTGGCAAATAAACTTCTATATACGAACAATATGCCCCTCTGGGTTGTGCTATTTCTCACCTACGTATTTCTATTTAGAAACATTGAACCCTCAGTGTTAAAACAAGCTACTTCCCAAAAGTAGCAAGGAGCCCGTCGAGTTAAGCAAAAATTGACCAAAAGTACATACACATCTAGTCCACATTTACAGATAAATGCCTTATTTTTCAGGCTAGATAAACACCTCACACGTTTCATagcttatgttaaagttttgtgTCAACACTTACCCCACGGATAGTCTATTTCAGAAATAAGGTCTTGTACTTGCTTTATAACTTGGGGTGTAACTAAGGCACTTGCGCCCCTCCTTCAGAGTGGAAACTATTGAGCTTAAAGTTTGGGCATgtggggtgtgtgtgtgtggggggggggggggttctccTCCAAtgtaatttgaacattttctagTCTGAAATGGGGAATTTCTGGCGTATTTGATTACTTTTTCTCTCCCATATTGAACTACaaagtaaaatcaataaaaaggtGTGCGCACCCCCCCCCTCCCTCTGCACCCGCTTGTGGTATCAACACAGTATGATCCCGCGATGAggtatttaatgatatttatttgttttgacatcTGGGCTTTTCttaacagtttttatttaaatatttacaagagTCATACGTTTAGAATTGGATAGCAATGAGGTCTCTTACCATTAAAATTGAATCAACATTGAGTAATGTTGCAGACGACACACTGAGTATTATTTGTACCTCTATAACAACAAGCGGATTAAGAGAAGGGGGTGGGGGCTTCAGGTGCGTGAACCCTCTAATGTCGtccaattttactttttatgtcattagcgtagaaaaatataataaaatacgctcattATGAACCTTTACCGGCTAcgaattttaaacaacattttgatgGAGTAACGCCACGCAAACAGTTTAAGGCAAAAGGATGCGCCTTTaagttacaccccctctaacgtcaattcctggacccGCCCCTGATAACTGTTATTTGGAACAATGATTTGGCAATGATTTAGAGGGAGTGGGACCCAACCGGTGCGCGCACCctcaaaaatcgtcaaagttattttattatgtcatttTCGTAggatgaaataataaaatacgctcataATGCACCTTTTCAGACtacaaattgtaaacaaatttttgATGGGAGTTACGCCGTGCAAACAGTTGTTGGCATATTTTTGGTTCTGAGGAAGGGGCGCATGCCaaaagttgcgcccctaagttacaccccctctaacgtcatTCCTGGACCCGCCCgtgataaatgatatttaattagACCTTAATCAACGATTAACAGTTAAATATTATTACGCTGTAGGTACGAACAGGGCGCAGCTAAACACAACTACATCAATTTGGAATGGCCGTGTATTCTATCGATCAGCCTAGAGTATAACGATTATCAAGGAAACAGCCTTTAAATGTGTCCAATGAATTACTCATTACTACACACAGTACAATGGGTTGTTTTATATCGATAAAACAGAGGAGTGTAGTTTAAcgtgactcgctcatggtttgtaaaatgcacttttttattccgaaataaagtgtggcaaatcataaggagtgttaaaacaaaaataccaaaagcaaCCCttgcaaatgttgatatttgctcaaatatcgtcttttcAGACCACTATTTTCACGAACGTTTATAAAGCGATTGATAATAAATAACgactgtggtgttgcgtgattgtttgatttacattatcacgtgatgcttGCAATGTATTCTGAACAGGTCAACACATCCACCATTTCTGTGAAAGTCCCGGTGGCCGTGTGGGCTAGCCGActattttcttatgttttcttgactttaccggcgtggctTCAAACATCACTAAAATCAAAATACcctttttatgctataactgtttatttttctgcaattttgatatcatagactaaaataatgatcaaataagtgttttcagatgcattaccaggAAATCTATTTATTTGTCCCAAAACATGGgcgagtcactttaaaacagCGTATGAAGAGCGGTTATACGATGTATGTTATGTAGAAGATTTGAACTTGTAGTCAAATACTGGCTGGAGGAACACGTTTAAAAAAGAGCTATAGGACAGCTCGTGAATAGTGgttatatgttttgatttgggAAGAAGTTTGAACATGTAGCAGAAATAATGACGATATTTTCTTTTGACTTTGGAGTCTCGAACGAGGTGAGTattataacaatacatgttttgttttacttctgTTGATATGCTGTGATTGAGCTTATATGATTATGTATGAGTGTGTGAGAATTCGTATGATATACCTACGTTCAGATATtcgaaataatataatataaaaagatGATTTCATATTTGCCCAGTTATATATCCGAGGTCAGGCCTGCTTATATGATTCTGTATGAGTGTAGGCATGCATGATTATTCTTATAAAACACCTACGTTCAGacataaatttgaaacataagAACGATTTGCAGATTTAT
This genomic stretch from Mya arenaria isolate MELC-2E11 chromosome 10, ASM2691426v1 harbors:
- the LOC128205898 gene encoding uncharacterized protein LOC128205898; the protein is MDVPLDLANCPQLHNLGLGNTSSDTMTDTGVVCNMQRCDALQELRVDALTFPVDTHLDLSGLTHLSKITIQNTRLSRVTINPSCLENFWVYVKPELIQEIPPVKLSFVGGSQFSSNLKKLSLVHVTMDVPLDLANCPQLHTLVIENTSSDSVTGICVVRSMQRCDALQELNLDTLTFPADTHLDLSGLTHLSKITIQDTRLSRVTINPSCLENFWVFVKPELIQEIPPVKLSFVGGSQFSSNLKKLSLVHVTMDVPLDLANCPQLHTLVIENTSSDSVTGICVVRSMQRCDALQELNLDTLTFPADTHLDLIELTCLADISLVRLTTDITVQFPQNVHKIFIDGVTFCKNTHLDLSGLTHLSKITIQNTRLSRVTINPSCLEKFWVYVKPELIQEIPPVKLSFVGGSQFSSNLKELSLAHVTMDVPLDLANCPQLQKLVMGNTSSDSVTGICVVRNMQRCDALQKLRLDTLTFPADTHLDLSELTCLTDISLVRLTTDITVQFPQNVHEIFIDGVTFRTNTHLDLSGLTHLSKITIQNTRLSRVTINPSCLEKFWVYVKPELIQEIPPVKLSFVGGSQFSSNLKELSLVHVTMDVPLDLANCPQLQKLVMENTSSDSVTGICVVRSMQRCDALQKLRLVSLTFPADTHLDLSELTCLTDISLVRLTTDITVQFPQNVHEIFIDGVTFGKNTHLDLSEFTCLTDIALARLTTDITVQFPQNVHEIFIDGVTFGKNTHLDLSGLTHLSKITIQETRLSHVTINTSCVEKFWIAVKPELIQEIPPMKLSFDGGSKFSSKLTMLSLVHTSNNHSVDLSECVQLQTLRTCDILQIGTLGLPHLEEARLFGAQTDFGNNVLQLISESSCPCRRIWFENLSPEIFSSLTVSQTYAQKFESFKFRFMCLDINVFDFIKTVAVKKVEFEEVKIVKAQQLVALLTCTEPIQASDNTADGTVELPVGLRVSDISFSECPVLGSTVEELDSAIECLRRVWEIKEVKIETQQSSISNTVCGEDIISENHIVLMSLQLKSN